The following are encoded in a window of Impatiens glandulifera chromosome 5, dImpGla2.1, whole genome shotgun sequence genomic DNA:
- the LOC124937455 gene encoding E3 ubiquitin-protein ligase WAVH1, with translation MVVGWRRAFCTSVTRDRESKEIKLKKESRPSPSTSTSSFASKLSFFSNPSTPRLQLHPLRCQTAVPSPSLTNSPTLQCKTNRSTPSSSPRSPFTFSLLKSTLRLSKTRCGICFHSVKSGQGTAIFTAECSHSFHFPCIASQVKKQGNLSCPVCCSIWKELPVLNTEPVVVEQTVKRRTEASSDKKLYAARSDLKIYNDDEPLSSPKSGIRFNPIPETDENDEEFKGFFTDSSPSSVSATVNLRNVEAMLLPETVMVSTNRNSENYAVVLKVKAPPSPARNSLRAPIDLVTVLDVGCNMTSDKVQAMKRAMRLIVSSLSSTDRLSIVAFSANSKRLLPLRRMSANGRSSARRIIEAIISCQGKTNPNDAVKKAIKVIEDRRDRNPVSSIILMSDVDSSTRFSHLTIPVHSIKLDGSHGNTSSSSFNDDFAKSVLDLLNVVVQDLRIQLAISSGSGSSQSEIVSVYSLTGRTIPHHSGSIKLGDLHAEEEREVLIEMKVPSSSSSNRSHHHHHHILTVRCFHKDPSTEELIYDKVQPLLIPPPITTVRSSSIKTIFVFGRALAESRRLIERNDLTGAHNILESARGLIRHQCAGQDDLVRSLEAAVADLQCRRRAAAASPNLSRFVDEKGEPLTPTSAWRAAEKLAKVAMMRKSMNRVGDLHGFENARF, from the exons ATGGTGGTTGGATGGAGAAGAGCTTTCTGTACTTCTGTTACAAGAGATCGAGAATCCAAGGAAATCAAACTAAAGAAGGAATCTCGGCCATCTCCTTCAACTTCAACCTCAAGCTTCGCCTCCAAGCTCTCTTTCTTCTCAAATCCATCAACTCCTCGTCTGCAATTGCATCCTCTCCGATGTCAAACCGCCGTTCCTTCGCCTTCTTTGACTAACAGTCCAACTCTACAATGCAAGACTAATCGCTCAACACCGTCGTCATCGCCACGCTCGCCGTTCACTTTCTCTCTCCTTAAGTCTACCTTGCGATTATCCAAA ACTAGGTGTGGAATCTGTTTTCATAGCGTTAAATCGGGGCAAGGTACGGCTATCTTCACTGCTGAATGTTCTCATAGCTTTCATTTTCCTTGCATCGCTTCTCAAGTTAAGAAGCAAGGAAATCTTTCGTGTCCTGTTTGCTGTTCTATTTGGAAAGAATTGCCGGTGTTGAATACGGAGCCTGTTGTTGTTGAACAAACTGTTAAGAGGAGAACAGAGGCATCATCAGATAAGAAACTGTACGCTGCGAGATCGGATTTAAAGATCTATAATGACGATGAGCCATTATCCTCACCGAAATCTGGTATTCGTTTCAATCCTATACCGGAAACAgatgaaaatgatgaagaattCAAAGGATTTTTCACCGATTCAAGTCCATCTTCTGTTTCAGCGACGGTTAACTTGAGAAATGTGGAGGCGATGTTGTTACCAGAGACGGTAATGGTATCGACTAATCGTAACAGTGAGAACTACGCAGTAGTTCTCAAAGTTAAAGCTCCACCATCTCCAGCGAGAAATTCTCTTCGAGCTCCAATCGATTTAGTAACTGTTCTTGACGTCGGTTGTAATATGACATCCGATAAGGTCCAAGCGATGAAACGCGCTATGCGACTGATCGtttcatcactatcatcaacCGATCGTCTCTCAATCGTAGCATTCTCCGCCAATTCGAAACGATTATTACCGCTCCGACGAATGTCAGCCAACGGCCGATCATCCGCTCGTCGAATCATCGAAGCAATCATCTCTTGTCAAGgaaaaacaaatccaaatgatGCAGTTAAGAAAGCCATAAAGGTTATCGAAGATCGAAGAGATAGAAATCCAGTTTCAAGTATCATTCTAATGTCAGACGTTGATTCCTCAACACGTTTCTCTCATCTCACTATTCCAGTTCACTCCATTAAACTCGACGGCAGCCATGGAAAcacttcatcatcttctttcaaTGACGATTTTGCGAAATCTGTTCTTGATTTATTAAACGTCGTGGTTCAAGATCTCAGGATTCAGCTAGCTATTTCATCTGGTTCTGGTTCATCACAATCTGAGATTGTATCGGTTTATTCTTTAACCGGAAGAACAATTCCTCACCATTCTGGTTCAATCAAGCTCGGCGATCTACACgctgaagaagaaagagaagttTTGATAGAAATGAAAgttccatcatcatcatcatcaaaccgGTCCCACCACCATCACCACCACATCTTAACCGTTAGATGTTTCCATAAAGATCCATCAACAGAAGAACTAATCTACGACAAAGTTCAACCACTCTTGATTCCACCTCCAATCACGACCGTACGATCATCAAGTATCAAAACCATCTTCGTATTTGGACGCGCCTTAGCCGAGTCACGCCGTCTTATAGAACGAAACGACTTAACCGGCGCGCATAACATTCTCGAATCGGCTCGAGGGTTAATTCGTCATCAATGTGCAGGACAAGACGATCTGGTTCGAAGCTTAGAAGCAGCGGTAGCTGACTTGCAATGCCGGCGGCGGGCGGCGGCTGCGTCTCCTAATTTGAGTAGATTTGTGGATGAGAAGGGTGAGCCGTTGACGCCGACATCGGCTTGGAGAGCGGCTGAAAAATTGGCTAAGGTAGCTATGATGAGAAAATCGATGAATAGAGTTGGGGATTTACATGGGTTTGAAAATGCAAGATTCTAG
- the LOC124937908 gene encoding protein RMD5 homolog encodes MELNSIKDAFDRVTKKQKLSASKSQEVVDQIIQEIEQTLSKLTTSEDPMSQTNSTILTELKAKLNGISPLSNLESTQKELNIALTKYPKLLEKSFNPDISKAYRNIDFNSHLVNQIIASHFYREGLFELGDFFISEAGETEEEAASLRTPFLEMSRILESMKNRELGPALSWAAANRDKLKQNGSDLELKLHRLQFIEILQNSGRDEGLKYVRTFLVPFATEHMEEIQRLTACVLWAGRLEKSPYSELLSEHCENFADELTRQYCNILGQSCKSPLSATVMAGIQGLPTLLKLMNVMMGKKQEWLTMKQLPVPLDLDREFQFHSVFVCPVSREQASEENPPMLLSCGHVLCKQSITKLSKNNSTRPFKCPYCPSEVEAANCRQLYF; translated from the coding sequence ATGGAGCTGAATTCAATTAAAGATGCGTTTGACCGTGTTACAAAGAAACAAAAGTTGTCTGCTTCAAAATCACAAGAAGTTGTCGATCAGATCATCCAGGAAATAGAACAAACCTTGTCAAAGCTCACAACCTCCGAAGATCCCATGTCTCAAACCAACTCCACAATCCTAACCGAGCTAAAAGCAAAGTTGAACGGGATTTCTCCTCTCTCCAATCTCGAAAGCACCCAGAAGGAACTCAACATCGCTCTAACCAAATACCCAAAACTCTTAGAGAAGTCATTCAATCCCGACATATCAAAGGCTTACAGAAACATAGACTTCAACTCCCACTTAGTTAACCAGATAATTGCAAGCCATTTCTACCGAGAAGGCCTATTTGAACTAGGCGACTTCTTCATAAGTGAGGCTGGTGAAACTGAAGAAGAAGCCGCTTCTCTAAGAACCCCTTTCCTTGAAATGTCTAGAATCCTTGAATCCATGAAGAATCGCGAACTGGGTCCCGCACTTTCCTGGGCCGCTGCCAATCGTGACAAATTAAAGCAAAACGGTTCCGATCTCGAACTGAAACTTCACCGTCTACAGTTCATCGAGATTCTACAGAACAGCGGAAGAGACGAGGGTCTTAAATACGTGAGAACCTTTCTCGTTCCATTTGCAACCGAGCATATGGAGGAAATTCAGAGGCTCACGGCGTGTGTTTTATGGGCAGGACGATTAGAGAAATCCCCATATTCGGAGTTACTATCCGAACATTGCGAAAACTTTGCTGACGAACTGACGAGGCAATACTGTAACATACTCGGTCAGTCTTGTAAGAGTCCATTGAGTGCGACGGTTATGGCAGGTATTCAAGGTTTGCCAACTTTGTTAAAGCTGATGAACGTGATGATGGGGAAGAAACAGGAATGGCTTACGATGAAACAACTGCCAGTTCCTTTGGATTTGGATAGGGAATTTCAGTTTCATTCGGTTTTTGTTTGTCCAGTTAGTCGCGAACAAGCGAGTGAAGAGAATCCTCCTATGTTGCTGTCGTGCGGGCATGTTTTGTGTAAGCAGTCTATTACTAAGTTGTCGAAGAATAACAGTACACGACCGTTTAAGTGCCCTTACTGCCCGTCTGAAGTTGAAGCTGCAAATTGTAGACAATTGTACTTTTGa
- the LOC124938165 gene encoding protein SLOW GREEN 1, chloroplastic gives MVSATSASTNLALSHYIHPELFSTHPPISIASTLFPKLPHPSRFTLFALSSKHYSPCPTPTSAVRPHIRSSFSPLKNISNFCTEKAVAVLIGSFVLMGYIGARPVLATPLQKTSYVEKMEEVRRTENNDGDEETMCEKLVEQNPSDVEALKRVLYCKMRKGKTTEAIRYVEKLIDLQPKEVEWRVLNALCYEIAGMFSTAKRLFKQILKERPLHLRALHGLAMTMHKNHEGPAVFEMLINALQLARRKKRVTEERNIRILIAQMHVVKGELEEGLKDFQSLVDENPRDFRPYLCQGIIYSLMGKTKEAQEHFELYRSMVPEEFPERGFLDEVVLEAKNKSRDQLKKEFNVNFSNKNQ, from the exons ATGGTTTCTGCAACATCAGCCTCCACGAATCTTGCTCTTTCCCACTACATTCATCCAGAACTTTTCTCAACTCATCCACCAATTTCGATCGCTTCTACCCTCTTTCCCAAACTGCCACATCCATCAAGATTTACTTTGTTCGCCCTGTCTTCCAAACACTATTCTCCATGTCCAACTCCGACATCTGCGGTCCGCCCACATATTCGTTCTTCTTTCTCTCCACTAAAGAACATCTCCAACTTCTGCACGGAAAAGGCTGTAGCCGTGCTTATCGGTTCATTCGTTTTGATGGGTTACATCGGTGCTAGGCCAGTATTGGCGACACCTTTGCAGAAAACCAGTTATGTTGAAAAGATGGAAGAGGTGAGAAGAACAGAGAATAACGATGGGGATGAAGAGACTATGTGTGAGAAATTGGTGGAGCAGAACCCGAGTGATGTTGAAGCATTGAAAAGAGTTTTATATTGTAAAATGAGGAAAGGGAAGACGACTGAAGCTATTCGGTATGTTGAAAAGCTGATTGATCTTCAACCAAAAGAGGTCGAGTGGCGAGTCCTGAACGCCCTTTGTTACGAGATTGCTGGGATGTTTAGCACAGCTAAGAGATTATTCAAGCAAATTTTAAAGGAGAGGCCTTTACATCTAAGAGCTTTACAT GGTCTGGCAATGACAATGCACAAGAACCATGAAGGACCAGCTGTCTTTGAGATGTTGATTAATGCTCTCCAGTTAGCTCGTCGGAAGAAAAGAGTCACTGAAGAGAGAAACATTAGAATTCTAATTGCTCAGATGCATGTCGTGAAG GGAGAATTGGAGGAGGGTTTGAAAGATTTCCAAAGTCTGGTTGATGAGAACCCTCGGGATTTTAGGCCTTATCTTTGTCAG GGCATAATTTATAGTTTGATGGGTAAAACGAAGGAAGCCCAAGAACATTTCGAGTTGTATCGAAGTATGGTACCGGAAGAATTTCCAGAGAGGGGATTCTTGGATGAAGTCGTACTTGAAGCGAAAAATAAATCAAGGGACCAGCTGAAGAAAGAGTTCAATGTTAATTTCTCTAACAAGAATCAATAG